In Kordiimonas pumila, a single genomic region encodes these proteins:
- a CDS encoding methyltransferase domain-containing protein, with protein MTERIAFSLALDLLFNGQDMDYCERPISLSVFETMAMFQDLKERSQIGVIGPGGGRLLKTLLERGHIVDAYEGRDECTNHIRKHFGDIGSLKILPVSHLNEPIRRSKMSYSALFCMDDLRAFRERQEWTAEVQSIIKPGGYFVYSQVSNKLPKKRNTLSKYFEHVGNYNVSEETAQMIRDSYFSLDEWEPQHDEKKMAMKTLDMIEVASNLRRSIRSGVEIRYMVWRRNKT; from the coding sequence ATGACAGAACGTATCGCCTTTTCGCTAGCCCTTGACTTGCTCTTTAATGGGCAGGATATGGATTATTGCGAGCGCCCGATTAGCCTTTCAGTTTTTGAAACAATGGCTATGTTTCAGGATTTGAAAGAGCGATCCCAAATCGGGGTTATTGGCCCCGGTGGTGGCAGGCTTTTGAAAACGCTTCTTGAACGTGGCCATATTGTTGATGCCTATGAAGGGCGCGATGAGTGCACCAATCATATAAGGAAGCATTTCGGCGATATTGGTTCGCTTAAAATTTTGCCGGTAAGCCATTTGAATGAGCCAATAAGGCGCAGTAAAATGAGTTATTCAGCTTTGTTTTGTATGGATGACTTAAGAGCGTTCCGCGAACGGCAAGAATGGACTGCAGAAGTGCAGAGCATTATAAAACCGGGTGGGTATTTTGTATATTCCCAAGTTTCAAACAAGTTGCCTAAAAAAAGGAACACCCTTAGTAAATATTTTGAACATGTTGGTAATTATAATGTTTCGGAAGAAACAGCCCAGATGATCAGGGATAGCTATTTCAGTCTTGATGAGTGGGAACCCCAACACGATGAAAAGAAAATGGCCATGAAGACGCTTGATATGATTGAAGTGGCCTCTAACCTGCGCCGTAGTATTCGTAGTGGTGTTGAAATTCGCTATATGGTTTGGCGCAGGAATAAGACCTGA
- a CDS encoding phosphotransferase family protein — MVVSEELNKTVKVREGEELDAKQIDTILKDRISGLVGTPVIRQFASGHSNLTYSIQYNDRNLVLRRPPFGTRPKSGHSMIREYRVMNAIKPAFPAVPHTYFHMTDEESPLGAEFYVMEQVEGRKLERDIPADWHFGAEEGRKLCLSFFNRLIDLHKVDFKAIGLDDFGKPEGYVERQILGWNSRYERAVTDDVESFEDVRKWLVEKMPSGEVGHSILHGDYRLDNVILCENNPFEIKAILDWEISALGDPLMDLGNTLAYWSQDGDPEELINMRMQPCNAPGMLRREEICELYEKATGYDLKGFAYYHVYGVFRLAVILQQIYYRYYHGQTKNPAFAAFGKRTNLLGNYARSLIEKSDI; from the coding sequence ATGGTGGTGAGCGAAGAACTGAACAAAACGGTTAAGGTCCGTGAAGGTGAAGAACTTGATGCGAAGCAGATTGATACAATTCTAAAGGATCGTATCAGCGGGCTGGTGGGGACACCGGTTATTCGGCAGTTTGCTAGCGGTCATTCAAACCTTACATATTCCATTCAGTATAATGACCGTAATCTGGTGCTGCGCCGCCCACCCTTTGGCACGCGGCCAAAGTCTGGTCACAGCATGATCAGGGAATACCGGGTAATGAATGCGATTAAGCCTGCATTTCCCGCTGTGCCACACACCTATTTTCATATGACAGACGAAGAAAGCCCGCTTGGTGCAGAGTTCTATGTGATGGAGCAGGTAGAAGGCCGCAAGCTTGAGCGTGATATTCCCGCTGACTGGCACTTTGGTGCGGAAGAAGGCCGTAAATTGTGCCTATCCTTTTTTAACCGATTGATAGACCTGCATAAAGTTGATTTTAAAGCTATCGGGCTTGATGATTTTGGTAAGCCGGAGGGTTATGTTGAACGGCAGATTCTTGGCTGGAATAGCCGGTATGAACGTGCCGTAACCGACGATGTTGAGAGTTTTGAAGATGTGCGGAAATGGCTCGTTGAAAAGATGCCTTCTGGAGAGGTGGGGCATTCTATTTTACACGGTGATTACAGGTTGGACAATGTTATTTTATGTGAAAACAACCCCTTTGAAATAAAGGCTATTCTGGATTGGGAAATAAGCGCGCTTGGTGACCCCTTGATGGACCTAGGAAATACGCTGGCTTACTGGTCGCAGGACGGTGACCCGGAGGAGCTTATCAATATGCGTATGCAGCCATGCAATGCACCGGGTATGCTGCGGCGCGAGGAAATATGTGAGCTTTATGAAAAAGCGACAGGATATGACCTTAAAGGCTTTGCTTACTACCATGTTTACGGCGTTTTCCGGTTAGCCGTTATATTACAGCAAATCTATTACCGCTATTATCACGGGCAGACTAAAAACCCTGCCTTTGCAGCTTTTGGTAAACGAACCAATTTACTGGGTAATTATGCCCGTAGCCTAATTGAAAAATCAGATATCTAA
- a CDS encoding glucose 1-dehydrogenase: MDYTKLLDFTGKVVFVSGSSRGIGEAIVRAFAANGARVIVSSRDQEACEKVAESIRNDGGDAVAKAAHAGKMQDVTAIFEWIKAEFGSLDVLVNCGGTNPFYGLAGETPEAAFDKTIDVNLKGPFYLSAEAVKLMKEAGKGAIVNVASIDGIRPGKLRAIYSMTKAALIMMTKAYAQEYGHSGIRVNAICPGLVETKMTKVFTADEKQLKRMTDTFPVQRSGQPQDMVGGVLYLASDAADYTTGTTLVMDGGVTI; this comes from the coding sequence ATGGATTATACAAAATTACTGGATTTCACGGGGAAGGTTGTTTTTGTATCTGGCTCTTCCCGCGGTATTGGGGAAGCAATTGTACGGGCGTTTGCTGCAAACGGCGCCAGAGTTATTGTTTCATCGCGAGATCAGGAAGCCTGTGAAAAGGTTGCAGAAAGTATTCGAAACGATGGCGGTGATGCTGTAGCTAAAGCCGCCCACGCGGGCAAGATGCAAGATGTAACGGCTATATTTGAATGGATTAAAGCTGAATTTGGTAGTCTTGATGTGCTTGTTAACTGCGGCGGTACCAACCCTTTTTATGGGTTAGCGGGTGAAACGCCAGAGGCTGCCTTTGATAAAACAATTGATGTAAACCTTAAGGGGCCTTTTTACCTTTCGGCAGAAGCTGTGAAGCTTATGAAAGAGGCAGGTAAGGGGGCAATTGTGAATGTAGCCTCCATTGATGGAATCAGGCCCGGAAAACTTAGGGCAATATACTCTATGACAAAAGCCGCGCTTATCATGATGACAAAAGCATATGCACAGGAATATGGCCACAGCGGAATACGCGTTAATGCTATTTGTCCCGGGCTTGTGGAAACAAAAATGACCAAGGTGTTTACGGCTGATGAAAAGCAATTAAAAAGGATGACAGATACATTTCCTGTTCAGCGCTCAGGCCAGCCTCAAGATATGGTTGGCGGCGTGCTGTATCTGGCTTCAGATGCTGCAGACTATACAACCGGCACAACACTGGTTATGGACGGCGGCGTTACAATATAG
- a CDS encoding SDR family NAD(P)-dependent oxidoreductase, translating to MDVKDKIIVVTGAASGIGTALSEMFVASGAKAIAVADIDFDGAQAVARRIGDKAKAYKLDVTDEKAVQGMVGDFEAAYGDIDLYCSNAGILFTDGPDWTTISQTNEQWQKIWQVNVFSHVLACRAVLPKMVERKSGGFLITASAAGLLSQIGDTSYSTTKHAAVGFAESLAITHGDDGIYVGCVCPQAVKSKMTAGAGGKSSAAVDGVMEADEFASRVLAQMREGRFMIRPHASVEQYFQNKAMDYDRWVAGMRKLRRIQMETTGQPI from the coding sequence GTGGACGTTAAAGATAAAATAATTGTGGTAACAGGTGCGGCCAGCGGTATTGGTACAGCGCTTTCAGAAATGTTTGTGGCGTCTGGCGCAAAGGCTATTGCTGTAGCCGACATTGATTTTGATGGAGCGCAAGCTGTTGCCCGGCGTATTGGCGACAAAGCAAAGGCCTATAAGCTTGATGTAACAGATGAAAAAGCTGTGCAAGGTATGGTGGGTGACTTTGAGGCAGCTTACGGTGATATTGATCTATATTGCTCTAATGCTGGTATTTTATTTACGGATGGACCTGACTGGACAACGATCAGCCAGACTAATGAGCAGTGGCAGAAGATATGGCAGGTTAATGTCTTTTCCCATGTGCTAGCATGCCGTGCTGTTCTCCCTAAAATGGTAGAGCGCAAAAGCGGCGGCTTTTTAATTACCGCGTCTGCCGCCGGCCTTCTAAGCCAGATTGGTGATACTTCTTATTCCACCACAAAACATGCAGCGGTTGGTTTTGCGGAAAGTCTGGCAATTACCCACGGGGATGATGGTATTTATGTTGGCTGTGTGTGCCCTCAAGCGGTGAAGTCAAAAATGACGGCTGGGGCAGGCGGCAAAAGCTCTGCCGCGGTAGACGGTGTTATGGAAGCAGATGAATTTGCCAGCCGCGTTCTTGCGCAAATGAGGGAAGGGCGGTTTATGATTAGACCCCACGCTTCTGTGGAACAGTATTTCCAGAATAAAGCTATGGATTATGACCGCTGGGTTGCGGGAATGCGTAAGTTACGTCGCATACAAATGGAAACCACAGGGCAGCCTATTTAG
- a CDS encoding acyl-CoA thioesterase, which translates to MGAAQKRLLSSYRHSAEIQTRWMDNDIYGHVNNVVYYSYFDTAVNRFLIEGGVLDIHEGKVIGLVVETGCQYFAPVEFPKKIQAGIGVSRIGNSSVRYEIGLFAEGQNEPVAQGFFIHVYVDKVTRRPTSLPDEFRRLLETIELAW; encoded by the coding sequence ATGGGCGCGGCACAAAAACGACTATTATCAAGCTATCGTCACAGTGCAGAAATTCAGACGCGCTGGATGGATAATGACATTTACGGGCATGTCAATAATGTTGTGTATTATAGTTATTTTGATACGGCGGTTAACCGTTTTTTGATAGAAGGCGGTGTGCTTGATATTCATGAAGGCAAGGTTATCGGCCTTGTGGTTGAAACGGGCTGTCAATATTTTGCACCTGTTGAGTTCCCTAAAAAAATTCAGGCTGGCATTGGTGTTTCTCGCATAGGGAACTCAAGTGTGCGTTATGAGATTGGCCTTTTTGCAGAAGGGCAAAACGAGCCTGTAGCACAAGGTTTTTTTATTCATGTTTATGTGGACAAAGTGACACGTCGCCCCACTTCATTACCAGATGAGTTTCGCAGGCTTCTGGAAACCATAGAACTTGCATGGTGA
- a CDS encoding iron-containing alcohol dehydrogenase has protein sequence MTGFGFLSVGSLVVEDGASARIAEIVRQRFVMQKVLLVTDVGLVKLGLVKPVAAALEEKGVSVTIFDQVEADPSEMIVQQAITAAKSCAADVIIGFGGGSSLDVAKLVAVLAQSDQDLADIYGLDKVQARKVPLVQIPTTAGTGSEVTPISIITTANDTKMGVVDRHLLADIAILDATLTTGLPASITAATGIDAMVHAIEAYTSAIKKNPMSDALACGALKLLGDNIVLACKDGSNLTARRAMLTGAMMAGVAFTNAPVGAVHALAYPLGGRFHIPHGLSNALVLPHVLRFNALEAGDMYAELSTVIGLSGNTNETKTAAFIDWLESIADTVGIERQLRQMRIQETDVEGLAADAMRQTRLLVNNPREVTLADARAIYEAAW, from the coding sequence ATGACTGGTTTTGGTTTTCTAAGTGTTGGATCACTTGTGGTTGAAGACGGTGCATCGGCGCGTATTGCCGAGATTGTAAGACAACGGTTTGTCATGCAGAAAGTTTTGCTAGTGACCGATGTGGGCCTCGTAAAGCTGGGTTTGGTAAAGCCTGTTGCTGCTGCATTGGAAGAAAAAGGCGTATCTGTTACTATATTTGATCAGGTTGAGGCAGACCCTAGTGAGATGATTGTTCAGCAAGCAATAACAGCGGCTAAAAGCTGTGCGGCTGATGTTATTATTGGTTTTGGTGGGGGAAGTTCACTTGATGTGGCAAAGCTGGTTGCCGTTTTGGCGCAGTCTGATCAAGACCTTGCTGATATATACGGGCTGGATAAAGTGCAGGCCCGTAAGGTGCCGCTTGTTCAAATCCCTACAACAGCGGGCACCGGGTCTGAGGTTACACCCATTTCTATTATAACGACTGCAAACGACACCAAAATGGGGGTCGTTGATAGGCATTTGTTAGCTGATATTGCTATTCTTGATGCGACTTTAACGACAGGCCTTCCCGCATCGATTACAGCAGCAACCGGCATTGATGCTATGGTTCATGCCATTGAGGCCTATACATCTGCCATTAAGAAAAACCCTATGTCTGATGCGCTTGCTTGTGGTGCCTTAAAGCTGTTGGGGGATAATATTGTACTGGCTTGCAAGGATGGCTCAAACCTTACCGCACGGCGCGCCATGTTAACGGGTGCCATGATGGCGGGCGTGGCTTTTACAAATGCCCCGGTTGGTGCTGTGCATGCCCTTGCATACCCGCTGGGCGGCAGGTTCCACATTCCACATGGGTTATCAAACGCGCTGGTTTTGCCGCATGTTTTACGGTTTAACGCCCTTGAAGCGGGCGATATGTATGCAGAGCTTTCAACTGTAATTGGGCTTTCTGGAAATACGAACGAGACAAAAACAGCGGCATTCATTGACTGGCTGGAGAGTATTGCAGACACCGTTGGTATTGAAAGGCAACTAAGGCAGATGCGTATTCAAGAAACAGATGTTGAAGGGCTGGCAGCTGATGCGATGCGGCAAACCCGGTTGCTTGTGAATAACCCACGAGAAGTAACACTGGCTGATGCACGGGCTATTTATGAGGCAGCATGGTAA
- a CDS encoding coniferyl aldehyde dehydrogenase — translation MMDEASAQAIQVIFDKQKHAYLKEGAVSAAVRKDRLKRALKCLMDYKEEYISLISEDFGNRSADTTLFADIVASCSALKGAIKHVDSWMKPSKRSLQFPLGLLGAKAEVVPQPKGVVGLITPWNFPLTMVFVPLAQMLAAGNRVMIKPSEAIPRTAAFLKDVFSRHFDETEVYVVTGGVDTSEAFARQPWDHLMFTGAPAIGKLVMRAASENLTPVTLELGGKSPVIVGKSADLHMVAERVATMKHLNAGQICLAPDYLAIDAGRQDAFVAEYTKQVHKMYPRMLSNDQYTSIISSRHYDRLAGYIEDARAKGADVRMINPALEDFEGQNKSNKMPSVLVLNPSDDMKVMQEEIFGPILPVRTYEKVEDVVDYINARPRPLALYYFGHDTKEQNTILSRTTSGGVTVNDVLWHGAHESLPFGGVGNSGMGHYHGYEGFLEFSHQKSVLRHPKLSIGKLLGVVPPYTDTLRKNIKRQIGS, via the coding sequence ATGATGGATGAAGCGTCAGCGCAGGCTATACAAGTAATATTTGATAAACAAAAACACGCGTACCTGAAAGAAGGTGCCGTGAGCGCGGCTGTTAGAAAAGACAGACTGAAACGCGCTTTAAAATGCCTGATGGACTATAAAGAAGAGTATATCAGCCTGATTTCAGAAGATTTTGGTAACAGATCAGCGGATACCACGCTGTTTGCTGATATTGTGGCCAGCTGTAGTGCCCTTAAAGGCGCCATCAAGCATGTTGATAGCTGGATGAAACCATCTAAACGATCTTTGCAATTTCCGCTCGGGTTGCTGGGGGCTAAAGCTGAAGTTGTGCCGCAGCCAAAAGGGGTAGTTGGCCTTATTACGCCTTGGAACTTTCCGCTCACAATGGTGTTTGTGCCGCTTGCACAGATGCTTGCGGCAGGCAACAGGGTTATGATCAAGCCGTCAGAAGCTATTCCCAGAACGGCAGCTTTCCTGAAGGATGTATTTTCCAGGCATTTTGATGAAACTGAAGTTTATGTAGTAACAGGAGGTGTGGATACAAGCGAAGCATTTGCTCGCCAGCCATGGGACCATCTTATGTTCACTGGCGCTCCAGCTATTGGGAAGCTTGTTATGCGTGCAGCAAGTGAAAACCTAACGCCTGTTACCTTAGAACTTGGCGGGAAAAGCCCTGTTATTGTTGGCAAGTCTGCTGACTTGCACATGGTGGCTGAACGTGTTGCCACCATGAAACATTTGAATGCCGGGCAAATTTGCCTTGCCCCAGACTATTTGGCTATTGATGCCGGCAGGCAGGATGCTTTTGTGGCAGAATATACTAAGCAGGTACATAAGATGTACCCAAGAATGCTTTCAAACGATCAATATACATCAATCATTAGTAGCAGACACTATGATAGACTTGCTGGCTATATAGAGGATGCACGGGCAAAAGGCGCTGACGTGAGGATGATTAACCCGGCGTTAGAAGATTTTGAAGGGCAAAACAAATCGAACAAAATGCCGTCTGTGCTTGTTCTAAATCCAAGTGATGACATGAAGGTGATGCAGGAAGAGATTTTTGGGCCTATTCTTCCCGTGCGCACTTATGAAAAAGTTGAGGATGTGGTTGATTATATAAATGCGCGACCCCGTCCGCTGGCACTATATTATTTTGGGCATGATACTAAGGAGCAGAATACTATTCTGTCACGAACAACATCAGGTGGTGTGACTGTGAATGATGTTTTATGGCATGGGGCCCATGAAAGCCTGCCTTTCGGGGGCGTTGGTAATAGTGGGATGGGACACTATCATGGCTATGAAGGTTTTTTAGAATTTAGCCACCAAAAGTCTGTTCTAAGGCACCCAAAGCTAAGCATTGGCAAGCTTTTAGGCGTTGTTCCGCCTTATACGGACACGCTTCGTAAAAATATTAAAAGGCAAATAGGAAGCTAG
- a CDS encoding methyl-accepting chemotaxis protein, with protein MSVRLRIIFGFLAIIAILGGVNITSALKLRSLTSSSDQIVKKTEVVRLVNNYTTSVLAQAHSLRSFAYSGLDLDKQQVELSRENASLLKDQVVEVLIASENKDQADKLTVADAKFDEVFTRIENRLGNDSDALQVVLVGIGKLTQSSGAFTDALQKIGGAAHHDIGSKFPSLVERFTQSSIAYIASDKQLDFNEAIAAGEEVDAAIAAAGDYFKSLPRKERTVIRYVRRDADVIRQSLRQRNAVSVGLNDAMNELVVATRAINTLTDTIRHHTRSSQTDALSQMNGNVSDTISSSFTGLAIGGILAIILAYIIGVSIAKPLARITQSVAQLASGDKDVIIPYSARRDEIGKLASAANVFKDKAFELEMLAQEKLKAELEAAEALRHRDAEQAAIIEQKRNEEIANRAARREIRRRQRLAMADEFEQRVSGIVQAVMSAAKEVGQASRSLVANTEQTQFQVKNTYSTTTEATSSVSAVAESTEELAVSFESVSDELSVSATVAGDAAKEAVKTTETVASLNQAALQIGEIVKLINDIAEQTNLLALNATIEAARAGDAGRGFAVVASEVKNLAAQSSKATAQIAGYVDKIQNVSSDAGKAISNISAIITKMNSVTQSVVAAVNQQSSATQDIAANIQQLASGTEIMRESVGIMGGAAEETQTMAVGLKGYADSLMTEAEALGSQLGRFLDEIRSDREDSTQEEDGLIKYENVIRLKTA; from the coding sequence ATGTCCGTTCGTCTTCGTATTATTTTTGGTTTTCTTGCGATTATTGCTATTTTGGGCGGTGTTAATATCACATCGGCTTTAAAACTGCGCAGTTTAACAAGCTCATCAGATCAGATTGTTAAAAAAACCGAAGTTGTCCGCCTTGTTAACAACTATACGACAAGCGTCTTGGCGCAGGCGCATTCGCTTCGGTCATTTGCATATTCAGGCCTTGATCTGGATAAGCAGCAGGTTGAACTAAGCCGTGAAAATGCATCGCTGTTGAAAGATCAGGTGGTTGAGGTGCTTATAGCGTCTGAAAATAAAGATCAGGCTGACAAGCTTACGGTGGCAGATGCTAAATTTGATGAAGTATTTACACGCATTGAAAACCGCCTTGGTAATGATAGCGATGCCTTGCAGGTTGTGCTTGTAGGGATTGGTAAACTAACGCAGTCCTCTGGTGCATTTACGGATGCGCTCCAAAAAATTGGTGGTGCTGCACACCATGATATTGGTAGTAAATTCCCGTCACTGGTAGAGCGTTTTACACAGTCAAGTATTGCTTATATAGCATCTGATAAACAATTGGATTTTAATGAAGCTATTGCTGCGGGGGAAGAAGTCGATGCGGCTATAGCGGCTGCAGGTGACTATTTTAAATCGCTTCCGCGCAAGGAAAGAACTGTTATTCGATATGTGCGCAGGGATGCAGATGTTATTAGACAAAGCTTGAGGCAGCGTAATGCTGTCTCTGTTGGGCTTAACGATGCAATGAATGAACTGGTTGTTGCAACCCGTGCCATTAATACACTTACTGACACGATAAGGCACCATACACGCAGCAGCCAGACTGACGCTTTATCACAGATGAATGGGAATGTTTCAGATACTATATCGTCCAGCTTTACCGGGCTGGCTATAGGCGGCATTCTTGCTATCATTCTTGCTTATATTATTGGTGTATCTATTGCGAAACCCCTTGCCCGCATCACGCAGTCCGTGGCGCAGCTTGCAAGTGGTGATAAGGATGTGATTATTCCCTACAGCGCAAGGCGAGATGAAATTGGCAAGCTGGCTTCAGCCGCCAATGTTTTTAAAGATAAAGCTTTTGAGCTTGAGATGCTGGCGCAAGAAAAGCTCAAGGCGGAACTGGAAGCTGCAGAAGCATTGCGGCACCGGGATGCAGAGCAGGCTGCTATTATAGAACAAAAGCGAAATGAAGAAATTGCGAACAGAGCGGCCCGGCGTGAAATTCGCCGCCGACAGCGTCTTGCTATGGCAGATGAGTTTGAACAAAGAGTTTCGGGGATTGTGCAGGCTGTTATGAGTGCAGCAAAGGAAGTGGGACAAGCTTCACGCTCTCTTGTTGCGAATACGGAGCAAACACAGTTTCAGGTTAAAAATACATATTCGACTACAACAGAGGCAACATCCAGCGTGAGCGCTGTCGCAGAATCGACAGAAGAACTCGCTGTTTCATTTGAATCTGTAAGTGACGAACTGTCAGTAAGTGCTACTGTGGCGGGAGATGCTGCTAAGGAAGCTGTGAAAACCACGGAAACTGTTGCTAGTCTTAATCAGGCGGCGCTGCAAATTGGCGAAATTGTAAAACTTATTAATGATATAGCAGAACAAACCAATCTGCTTGCTCTTAATGCAACGATTGAAGCAGCGAGAGCCGGGGATGCCGGTCGTGGTTTTGCGGTTGTTGCCTCTGAGGTAAAAAACCTTGCTGCACAATCAAGTAAAGCTACCGCGCAGATTGCAGGCTATGTTGACAAAATTCAGAATGTTTCTTCTGATGCTGGTAAGGCCATATCAAATATTAGCGCTATAATTACAAAAATGAATTCAGTTACGCAGTCGGTAGTTGCCGCCGTTAACCAGCAATCCTCAGCAACACAGGATATAGCAGCTAACATTCAACAGCTTGCAAGTGGTACAGAAATTATGCGGGAAAGTGTTGGTATAATGGGTGGTGCAGCAGAGGAAACACAGACTATGGCTGTGGGCCTGAAAGGATATGCTGATAGTCTAATGACCGAAGCAGAGGCCCTTGGGTCACAACTTGGTAGGTTTCTTGATGAAATTCGTAGTGATCGAGAAGACAGCACTCAAGAAGAGGACGGCCTGATAAAATATGAGAATGTTATTAGGTTAAAAACCGCATAA
- the pdxH gene encoding pyridoxamine 5'-phosphate oxidase codes for MTLKTAAFNIPFQTVAEWLKEAEKTEPNDPTAMAVATVDADGAPSVRMVLLKGCDENGLVFYTNFESRKGRELLHTPKAALLFHWKSLRRQIRVEGAIEVVSDAEADAYFASRAKASQIGAWASKQSRPMEGRFEFEAAIAKYTAKFGAGTVPRPDYWSGFRLKPTYFEFWRDRKFRLHERMTYSLNDTGSWNVSELYP; via the coding sequence GTGACTTTAAAAACAGCGGCATTCAATATTCCTTTTCAGACAGTAGCGGAATGGTTGAAAGAAGCAGAAAAAACCGAGCCGAATGACCCAACCGCCATGGCCGTTGCAACCGTTGATGCAGACGGAGCCCCGAGTGTAAGAATGGTTTTACTGAAAGGCTGCGATGAAAACGGGCTTGTTTTTTACACAAACTTTGAAAGTCGTAAGGGGCGTGAATTGCTTCATACCCCGAAGGCAGCACTTTTGTTTCACTGGAAAAGCCTGCGGCGGCAGATTCGGGTGGAAGGCGCGATAGAGGTTGTGAGTGATGCAGAAGCTGATGCCTATTTTGCATCTCGCGCTAAAGCAAGCCAAATTGGTGCTTGGGCTTCTAAGCAGTCCCGCCCAATGGAGGGGCGGTTTGAGTTTGAAGCGGCGATTGCCAAATATACTGCCAAATTTGGTGCAGGCACTGTGCCACGACCTGACTACTGGTCAGGCTTTCGGCTTAAACCAACATATTTTGAGTTTTGGCGGGACCGGAAGTTTCGCCTTCATGAGCGCATGACTTATAGCCTGAATGATACAGGCTCATGGAATGTGTCAGAACTTTATCCTTAA
- a CDS encoding DnaJ C-terminal domain-containing protein → MTNLYQKLGIDKTATKAELKSAYRSLAKKYHPDHNKDDKKTAERFKEVSAAYHILGDDEKREKYDRGELDENGNERPPMGAGGFGGRGARPGGFGGGGFRSQTSQTDFSMEDAEDLFSQFFRFNSRGPGSKNQESQNPYANSARPKGLDINYEITIGFEEAITGSTRRLKLNDSRNVDIKIPAGIHTGQVIRLSGQGGPGVSGSPKGDALIEIRVAPHPYYRREGNDIHLELPISLDEAVLGGDIQVPTPSGRLTIRIPRNSSSGKRLRLKGKGVKKKNTEDGNMYVTLKVVLPEDRDPELEKLMKQWPAKGGDTIRKKAGLN, encoded by the coding sequence ATGACAAATCTATATCAAAAACTGGGCATTGATAAAACTGCAACGAAAGCTGAACTAAAATCAGCTTACCGCTCGCTTGCAAAAAAATATCACCCTGATCACAACAAAGACGATAAAAAAACAGCAGAGCGTTTCAAAGAAGTTTCCGCCGCATATCATATTCTCGGTGATGATGAAAAACGCGAAAAATATGACAGGGGCGAACTGGACGAAAACGGTAATGAGCGCCCGCCAATGGGTGCTGGCGGCTTTGGTGGCAGAGGTGCGCGCCCCGGCGGCTTTGGTGGTGGTGGATTTCGGTCACAGACATCTCAAACTGATTTCAGCATGGAAGACGCCGAAGATCTTTTTTCACAGTTTTTCCGCTTTAACAGCCGGGGTCCGGGTAGCAAGAACCAAGAATCGCAAAACCCCTATGCAAACTCCGCTCGCCCCAAAGGCCTTGATATTAACTATGAAATAACCATTGGCTTTGAAGAAGCTATTACAGGCAGCACCCGCCGCCTGAAATTGAACGATTCCCGTAATGTAGATATTAAAATACCCGCAGGCATCCACACGGGTCAGGTTATCCGGCTTTCTGGCCAAGGCGGCCCCGGTGTTAGTGGCTCCCCAAAAGGAGATGCCCTTATTGAAATACGTGTGGCACCACACCCCTATTACCGCCGGGAAGGTAATGATATTCACCTTGAGCTTCCTATCTCGCTTGATGAAGCTGTACTCGGCGGTGATATACAGGTGCCAACCCCAAGCGGCAGGCTAACAATCCGTATTCCGCGTAACTCTTCATCTGGTAAACGCCTGCGCCTTAAAGGTAAAGGTGTTAAAAAGAAAAATACCGAAGACGGCAATATGTATGTCACCCTCAAGGTTGTTTTGCCGGAAGACCGCGATCCAGAGCTTGAAAAGCTCATGAAACAGTGGCCAGCCAAAGGCGGGGATACCATAAGGAAAAAAGCCGGACTTAATTAA